In Candidatus Stygibacter australis, the following are encoded in one genomic region:
- a CDS encoding tyrosine-type recombinase/integrase, with product MKLIPRNRQLDLRVIDHIKYENNRNGLAGHSRRNLRTIGQQYNDYLARSRQKVSEQSIADFLVEIKYQQAATTWNLSRQNLKKLIKHQPGIRENYLGRMMVDEIFSEIKPVKQDKKVLKYLNSGQVQNLIEGSEHTLGMIFDFLFKTGCRISELTSIRLMDITPAEQVEIKLVGKGNKQRTVFIDHQLYKGLRQEFQGEYYLFENSSHHRLDRSNLYRKIKAAGQEILGQEIHPHLLRHSTANYLLKTCHKTAKYVAEYLGHANPATLLEMYIHEQPGSEVVDLFQPEFASSV from the coding sequence ATGAAACTAATTCCACGCAACAGGCAGCTAGATCTGCGAGTGATTGATCATATCAAGTATGAAAATAATCGAAATGGTCTGGCAGGACATTCCCGCCGTAACCTGCGTACCATCGGTCAGCAGTATAATGACTATCTGGCTCGCAGTCGCCAGAAAGTCAGTGAACAGTCAATAGCAGATTTTCTGGTAGAGATTAAATACCAGCAGGCAGCCACTACCTGGAACCTTTCCCGCCAGAACCTGAAGAAGCTTATCAAGCACCAGCCTGGTATCAGAGAAAACTACCTGGGACGGATGATGGTAGATGAGATATTTTCTGAGATCAAGCCGGTCAAACAGGATAAGAAAGTACTTAAATATCTTAATTCTGGTCAGGTGCAGAATCTGATAGAAGGATCAGAACATACACTGGGTATGATCTTCGATTTTCTTTTCAAAACAGGCTGCCGCATCTCAGAACTGACCAGCATTAGATTAATGGATATAACACCTGCTGAGCAGGTAGAGATCAAACTTGTTGGTAAAGGCAATAAACAGAGGACGGTATTCATTGACCATCAGCTATATAAAGGCCTCAGACAAGAATTTCAAGGAGAGTACTATTTGTTTGAAAACAGCAGTCATCATCGATTGGATCGATCCAACCTCTATCGTAAAATCAAGGCAGCAGGTCAGGAAATACTGGGTCAGGAAATCCATCCCCACCTGTTGCGTCATTCCACAGCTAACTATCTTTTAAAGACCTGTCACAAGACAGCCAAATACGTAGCTGAATATCTTGGTCATGCCAATCCAGCCACGCTTCTGGAAATGTACATTCACGAACAGCCCGGCTCGGAAGTAGTGGATCTGTTTCAGCCCGAATTTGCCAGCAGTGTCTGA
- a CDS encoding ATP-binding protein: MRAKQLKEAVKFAIKNKYPLLIKGAPGIGKTDIVTQACQETNTELILSHPVVSDPTDFKGLPFPVKGEHKATFLPFGDLLRLIEATKPTAFFLDDLGQACASVQASAMNLLLARRINGHKVSEHVVFMAATNRRQDRAGVQGILEPVKSRFSAILELDVVTDDWVEWAIENDMPVELLAFIRFRPNMLHDFTPTAAIINSPNPRTIANVGKMMKAGLPKDVEYEMISGAAGEGFAAEFLGFLKIYQDLPDIKQLIASPDKIAVPREPSMLFAICGALSAKANKKNFSQIIRYTERMPAEFQVLLIKDTIKRNKVLANTEEFTQWAVKHSDVIL; encoded by the coding sequence ATGAGAGCTAAACAACTTAAAGAAGCTGTCAAATTTGCTATCAAAAATAAATATCCCCTTCTGATCAAGGGAGCACCTGGTATTGGTAAAACCGACATAGTAACACAAGCCTGCCAGGAAACAAACACAGAATTGATCCTTTCACATCCGGTCGTATCTGATCCCACCGACTTCAAGGGTCTGCCCTTTCCCGTGAAAGGAGAACACAAAGCAACATTTTTGCCATTTGGTGATCTGCTCCGGCTTATTGAAGCAACGAAACCGACTGCGTTTTTCCTTGATGACCTTGGTCAGGCTTGTGCTAGTGTACAAGCCAGTGCGATGAACTTATTGTTAGCGCGCAGGATCAATGGTCATAAAGTCTCTGAACATGTCGTATTCATGGCTGCTACTAACAGGAGACAGGATCGAGCTGGTGTGCAGGGAATTTTAGAACCGGTAAAGAGTCGATTTTCAGCTATTCTGGAACTGGATGTGGTAACCGATGACTGGGTGGAATGGGCAATTGAGAACGATATGCCAGTGGAACTGCTGGCTTTTATCAGATTCAGACCTAATATGCTGCATGATTTTACTCCAACAGCAGCTATCATCAACTCACCTAATCCCAGAACTATTGCCAATGTTGGCAAGATGATGAAGGCAGGTCTTCCTAAAGATGTGGAATACGAAATGATATCGGGCGCTGCCGGGGAAGGTTTTGCTGCCGAGTTTCTGGGTTTTTTAAAGATCTATCAGGACCTGCCTGATATTAAACAACTGATAGCAAGTCCTGATAAGATTGCCGTCCCTCGTGAACCATCTATGCTGTTTGCTATCTGCGGTGCTTTGAGTGCCAAAGCAAACAAAAAGAACTTTTCCCAAATAATCAGATATACTGAGCGAATGCCAGCGGAATTCCAGGTACTGCTGATCAAAGACACTATCAAAAGAAACAAGGTTTTGGCAAATACCGAAGAGTTTACCCAGTGGGCAGTCAAGCACTCTGATGTGATCTTGTAA